In a single window of the Terrirubrum flagellatum genome:
- the phoU gene encoding phosphate signaling complex protein PhoU: MSQQHIVKSFDADLQELRRAISEMGGIAEKMLDDSIVALSRRDPETAQKVIGMDTRLDDLQREVEETGILTIARRQPMAVDLREIVSAIRIAGDLERVGDLAKNVAKRVLIIAAHIQLPRAVVGLQHMTELVEEQLKNVLDAYTQNDLNAALEVWKRDDNIDALYTSLFRELLTYMMEDPRNITSCTHLLFCAKNIERIGDHTTNIAETIHYWVTGTQLKAERPKGDNTNVSVSVDSDD, translated from the coding sequence ATGAGCCAGCAGCATATTGTGAAGTCTTTCGACGCCGACCTGCAGGAACTGCGGCGGGCGATCTCGGAGATGGGCGGCATCGCCGAGAAGATGCTCGACGACTCGATCGTCGCGCTGTCGCGCCGCGATCCTGAGACGGCGCAAAAGGTCATCGGCATGGATACGCGCCTCGACGATCTCCAGCGCGAGGTCGAGGAGACAGGCATCCTGACCATCGCCCGGCGTCAGCCGATGGCGGTCGATCTGCGCGAAATCGTGTCGGCGATCCGCATCGCCGGCGATCTCGAGCGCGTCGGCGATCTCGCCAAGAACGTCGCCAAGCGGGTGCTGATCATCGCCGCGCATATCCAGCTTCCGCGCGCCGTCGTCGGCCTCCAGCACATGACCGAGCTGGTGGAAGAGCAACTCAAGAACGTTCTCGATGCTTATACGCAGAACGACCTGAACGCCGCGCTCGAGGTCTGGAAGCGCGATGACAATATCGATGCGCTCTACACCTCGCTGTTCCGGGAGCTCCTGACCTATATGATGGAAGATCCCCGCAATATCACGTCATGCACGCATCTGCTGTTCTGCGCCAAGAACATCGAGCGCATCGGAGATCACACGACCAACATCGCCGAGACGATCCATTACTGGGTGACGGGCACGCAACTGAAGGCCGAAAGGCCGAAGGGCGACAACACCAACGTTTCGGTCTCGGTCGACTCTGACGACTGA
- the pstB gene encoding phosphate ABC transporter ATP-binding protein PstB, whose translation MDLSKIPIRLDVKNLDFYYGQHKALKNVNLSFYDRQVTALIGPSGCGKSTLLRIFNRIYSLYPEQRATGEVILDGANILDASIDLNELRSRIGMVFQKPTPFPMSIYENIAFGVRLYEKVSRAELDDRVESALRRAALWDEVKDKLRQSGMGLSGGQQQRLCIARTIAQQPEIILFDEPTSALDPISTGKVEDLLEQLRGEFTIVIVTHNMQQAARISQRTAFMYLGELIEVAPTQTIFLNPTKKQTQDYVTGRFG comes from the coding sequence ATGGATCTTTCGAAGATTCCGATCCGTCTCGACGTCAAGAATCTCGATTTCTACTACGGCCAACACAAGGCGCTGAAGAACGTCAATCTCAGCTTCTACGATCGCCAGGTGACGGCTCTCATCGGCCCGTCCGGCTGCGGCAAGTCGACCCTGCTGCGCATCTTCAATCGCATCTACTCGCTCTATCCCGAGCAGCGCGCCACCGGCGAGGTGATCCTCGACGGCGCGAACATCCTCGATGCGTCGATTGATCTCAACGAGCTGCGCTCGCGCATCGGCATGGTGTTCCAGAAGCCGACGCCATTCCCGATGTCGATCTATGAGAATATCGCTTTCGGCGTGCGCCTCTACGAGAAGGTGTCGCGCGCCGAACTCGACGACCGCGTCGAAAGCGCGCTGCGCCGCGCCGCCCTGTGGGACGAGGTGAAGGACAAGCTGCGCCAGTCCGGCATGGGCCTCTCCGGCGGCCAGCAGCAGCGCCTGTGCATCGCCCGCACGATCGCCCAGCAGCCTGAAATCATTCTGTTCGACGAACCGACCTCGGCGCTCGATCCGATTTCGACCGGCAAGGTCGAGGATCTGCTCGAACAGCTCCGCGGCGAGTTCACGATCGTCATCGTCACCCACAACATGCAGCAGGCGGCGCGCATCTCCCAACGCACGGCCTTCATGTATCTTGGCGAACTGATCGAGGTCGCTCCGACGCAGACGATCTTCCTCAATCCGACAAAGAAGCAAACGCAGGACTACGTCACCGGCCGGTTCGGCTGA